The DNA region GTGTTTGATTGGTGGAAGGAGCTTAGCGGCTTTTTTGTTTTTGAACTTTTCGGGGTTCAAAAAGAGAGTGCGATGGGCGAGGCTCTGCACTTTTTTCTTTACGATACTGTAAAGATTTTTATTCTTTTAATTGCGATTATTTTTATGGTTAGTTTTTTAAGAACATATTTCAATACCGAAAAAGTAAGAGTTTATCTGCAAGGCAAAAGCGAGTTTAGCGGTAATGTTTTGGCCGCACTTTTTGGGATAATTACCCCTTTTTGCACTTGCAGTGCGATTCCTCTTTTTTTAGGCTTTATGCAAGCGCGCATCCCCGTAGGGATAACTTTTAGTTTCTTAATCTCCGCACCCCTAAATAATGAAATAGCAATCGCCATGCTTTTTACGCTCTTTGGCATCAAAATCACGGCTCTATATATAGGGCTTGGACTCTTTATAGCCATAGTCGGTGGATATGCTATGGGTAAAATGAAAAACTTGGAGCAATATATACTTATTCCCGTTAAGCCTATAGAGGGCGAGTTAGAGGATGTAGAGATAAAACTAAGCGTCAAGCAAAGAGCAAAAGAGGCTATGGAATATTCAAAAGATATTTTTGGCAAGATTTATCTCTATGTAATGGCGGGAGTCGGTATAGGCGCATTCATACACGGTTATGTTCCCTCAGATTTCATAGCGGCTTATGCAGGCGGTGATGCTTGGTACACCGTGCCTTTGGCAGTAGCGATGGGGATACCGATGTACTCAAATGCTGCAGGTGTTATGCCTCTTGTAGAGGTTTTGACCGATAAAGGGATGCTTTTGGGAACGGCTTTGGCGTTTATGATGTCAGTTACCGCTCTTAGTCTTCCCGAAGCGATGATACTCAAACGCATACTTCATACAAAACTTATAGCGATATTTTTTGCAATAGTAGGTTTTGGAATAGTTGCGGTGGGGTATCTGTTTAATGCGATATTATAAAACAAGGAGAAAACGATGAGTATCAGATTTGAGAAAAAAACAAAGGGTTTTAGTGCTATTATCACGGGATATAGTGCTGAGGAGTTAAGCAAAAAGGTAAATGAGTGCAAGGACGGGAATTGTAGTTGCGATTGTGACCCTAAAGTAATGGAAAAAATAGAAAATATAGAAGTTGCCGCTTGCAAAGAGGGAACAAAGATAACTATCACGGGTAATGTAAGCGTAGAGAACATTGCACCTATGATGCAGCAGTGTTTAATGCAAAAATAGCGGAGAAAAAATGAAAATAGAGATACTAGGAACAGGTTGCGCAAAGTGCAAAACATTGGAAGCAGCAGCAAAAGAGGCAGCTGCAAAAGTAGGCGGATTTCATCAGGTCGTAAAAGTTGATGATGTTGTTCAAATAATGGGTTATGGTGTTATGAGTACACCCGCACTTGTAATCGACGGTGTAGTTAAGAGCAGCGGAAAAGTACTCAGTGTTGAAGAAGTTATAGCATTTATGGGTAGTAAAAATTGATACAAGCGAGAAAAAAATGAAAAAATTAGCAATAATCTTATCTTTAGCAGTTTTAGCTTTTGGCGGTGATGTAAAACCAAAAGATTTTGATGCGTATCTAAAGAGCTTTAGTGTTCAAGAGACCGCAGATATGAAAATCAAGTCTGTCGATATGCTAGAACTCATAAAAAGCGGCGAAGCAGTTTTGATAGATGTGAGATTTGCCGAAGAGTTTAAAGCGTGGAATATGCCTTTTGCAAAAAACATTCCTCTAAACGAGTTGCCAAACCGCCTAAATGAACTCCCAAAAGACAAACTCATCATCACGGCTTGTCCGCATAACGACAGATCAAATATGGCAAGAGTTTATCTTACTATGAAAGGGTACAATGCAAAGTACTTAAATGACGGTCTTTTAAAAGTGACCGACTACCTAAAAGGCGGTACAGCCGTTGGATTTATGGGAGAGTTAGAGAAAAAATAACTCTTAAGCCTTATTAGTTCAAAATCACTCTGATATTTTTTATACTTTTTTTATCGGAGTACTTTTGAAGCATGGTTGCCAGTTCTAGCACTTCAGAGTTTTTCATTCTTATACACCCGCCTGATTCGCTTCTGCCGATGGTGGATTCATTGACCGTGCCGTGTATCCTAAAGATATTTTTGCCGTCCACTTCATGTGTCAGGTTTATTTTTGCCTCTCCCATATAGTTGTAGGGATGTCCGTAGGGTACAACCGGAGGGAGGATGATATTTTTTGTCTTTTTGAAATGTTGGATGGTGTCTTGTGTAGGATACCAATGAGGATGCAGAGATATGGAGGTTACTCCGCCTTCGCCCAGAGGTTTTGGCATATCTTTTTTAGCAGTTGAGACTTTGTATTCTTTGAGCTCTACTGCTTTGCCGTCTAAGATGCCTTGAAGCGACATCTTGTGTGTTTTGGAATCGACACTGATAACAATCTTCTCAAACTTTATAAACTGATCTACATCTATGGCTTTTTTCTGTTTTGATTCTCTTTCGAGAATTTTTTCTGAGTAGTTTTTGGTGTCTTTGAGGCTATAGGAGAGTTTTTTTACAAAAGGTCCTTGGGATTTTGTTACTTCAGCAAGGGTGTTCATAAACTTCTGTGCCTCTTGGTGCGTTTGAAAAGCACCGTAGAGCGTTTTGTAAAGCCCATCGTCGTCTTTGATGATGTAAACTTCGCTCTTTTGATTTGGTATATACTCTTTGACGCATCCGAGTGCGTTTTTATACTCTTTTGAAGAACAGACGGATATGGAGTAGTTGAAACTATCTTTGTGAAATATATACTTTTCTATATTTTTATTGCCGCTAGAAGCTAGATTGTAGTCAAACTCTTTTATAAAAGGCTTGTGTTGTTTTAGCCTCTCAGGGAGTTTTGCCATAAACTCCATCGCATTCTCTCTTGAGTTAAACGAACCGTATGTCGTGATGTAGCGTCCATCTTCAAGCTTGACTATAAATATATCCGCCTCAGGCTCATCAAGATATCTGTTTAAAAAATAAGACGCACCGTCATGATCTTTTGTCAAACACATGGAGAGGGTATAAAACTTCCCATCGGCAAAAACTAAAGTAGTTAAAAAGAGAGATGTAAAAAAGAGCTTTAAAAAAATCATATCGTATTATATCAAAGTTTTGAGTTATGGATTTTTGGCACTGACTCATTAGCCATATAGGTTTTTATTGTTAAAAAATCTAGCGAGTTTATAATCAAGCCAATCGGCTGATTTGGCATGAGCTTTGGTGCGTCTGACGAGATAAGCAATTTTATCTCTGAGTTGAGAATTCAGATTTTCGATGATATTGGTCATGGCACCTTTGGCTTGAATGGCTTTATCAGCATACATTTTGTCGTAAGTGAATGCTTCATCACAAAAGACATAATCAACTCTTGGTAGATCAAGATCGAATTCAAATAGTTCTTCAGTGGTTCGGCGAGGGCATAAGCGGTAATAGTAAAACGGCTTGCCTGTTTGAGTATAAACCATTGCTGTCCAGACATAGTACCGATTCTGTTTATTCCCCACAAATGTGAAGAGTTCATCCATGATGCTGTGACTGAATCTAAGTGAACTCTTGAGCTTTTCGACACTCTCTTGGTAAAATGATTTCGTTTCACTCATCTTTTTTTCAGATGAAACTGTACGGTTCCAAGGCTAATACCTAGAACCCTTGCTATTTTTCGCTGTTCACCTTTTTCATCATACATCCGCTCAATTAGCTCTTTCGTCTCTTCGCTCAAACGATGATATTTTTCCACTCCGGTGAAATAATGCTTACAATCCTGACAACGATATCGTTGCACCTTTCCCTCTGCCATAGGTTTCATCCCAGCTTTCACGATATGGCGTGATCCACACTTTTTACATTCCATATCCAACATGAGCAACTAATGTGCCTAATAGTCAGTGCCGGATTTTTTAAATAAAGTAGCTTTAAATTCAGAATTAGATAAAATTAAACAGTGTGTTTAATATAAAAAAAGTGACTGAATTTGAAAAATATTTCAAATTGCAATATTTTTAGAGTTATTTATAAAAATCAGATAGAGTTAAGAAATTAGTGAGGTGTTATTATGACAAAACAAAAAATATCTGCCGTAGATTTATTTTGCGGTATCGGTGGTTTATCATTTGGTTTAAAAAAATCAGGAATAGAGATAAAGGCTGGAATTGATTTTGATGACTCCTGTAAATATGCTTATGAAACTAATTGTAATTCTGAATTTATGTATGCTGATGTATCAAGTGTGCAAAAAGAAGATATCAATAAATATTTTGAGGAAGATGAAATAAAAGTTTTAGTTGGATGTGCCCCCTGTCAACCATTTTCTACTTATACGCTAAATGGAGATAAACAAAAAGATCAAAGATGGCAACTTTTATATCATTTTGCTAGACTAATCAAAG from Sulfurimonas sp. includes:
- a CDS encoding IS1 family transposase, coding for MSETKSFYQESVEKLKSSLRFSHSIMDELFTFVGNKQNRYYVWTAMVYTQTGKPFYYYRLCPRRTTEELFEFDLDLPRVDYVFCDEAFTYDKMYADKAIQAKGAMTNIIENLNSQLRDKIAYLVRRTKAHAKSADWLDYKLARFFNNKNLYG
- a CDS encoding thioredoxin family protein, whose amino-acid sequence is MKIEILGTGCAKCKTLEAAAKEAAAKVGGFHQVVKVDDVVQIMGYGVMSTPALVIDGVVKSSGKVLSVEEVIAFMGSKN
- a CDS encoding L,D-transpeptidase, with the translated sequence MIFLKLFFTSLFLTTLVFADGKFYTLSMCLTKDHDGASYFLNRYLDEPEADIFIVKLEDGRYITTYGSFNSRENAMEFMAKLPERLKQHKPFIKEFDYNLASSGNKNIEKYIFHKDSFNYSISVCSSKEYKNALGCVKEYIPNQKSEVYIIKDDDGLYKTLYGAFQTHQEAQKFMNTLAEVTKSQGPFVKKLSYSLKDTKNYSEKILERESKQKKAIDVDQFIKFEKIVISVDSKTHKMSLQGILDGKAVELKEYKVSTAKKDMPKPLGEGGVTSISLHPHWYPTQDTIQHFKKTKNIILPPVVPYGHPYNYMGEAKINLTHEVDGKNIFRIHGTVNESTIGRSESGGCIRMKNSEVLELATMLQKYSDKKSIKNIRVILN
- a CDS encoding permease, which encodes MFDWWKELSGFFVFELFGVQKESAMGEALHFFLYDTVKIFILLIAIIFMVSFLRTYFNTEKVRVYLQGKSEFSGNVLAALFGIITPFCTCSAIPLFLGFMQARIPVGITFSFLISAPLNNEIAIAMLFTLFGIKITALYIGLGLFIAIVGGYAMGKMKNLEQYILIPVKPIEGELEDVEIKLSVKQRAKEAMEYSKDIFGKIYLYVMAGVGIGAFIHGYVPSDFIAAYAGGDAWYTVPLAVAMGIPMYSNAAGVMPLVEVLTDKGMLLGTALAFMMSVTALSLPEAMILKRILHTKLIAIFFAIVGFGIVAVGYLFNAIL
- a CDS encoding sigma factor-like helix-turn-helix DNA-binding protein encodes the protein MLDMECKKCGSRHIVKAGMKPMAEGKVQRYRCQDCKHYFTGVEKYHRLSEETKELIERMYDEKGEQRKIARVLGISLGTVQFHLKKR
- a CDS encoding rhodanese-like domain-containing protein, with translation MKKLAIILSLAVLAFGGDVKPKDFDAYLKSFSVQETADMKIKSVDMLELIKSGEAVLIDVRFAEEFKAWNMPFAKNIPLNELPNRLNELPKDKLIITACPHNDRSNMARVYLTMKGYNAKYLNDGLLKVTDYLKGGTAVGFMGELEKK